One Malania oleifera isolate guangnan ecotype guangnan chromosome 10, ASM2987363v1, whole genome shotgun sequence genomic region harbors:
- the LOC131165871 gene encoding cell division control protein 48 homolog C-like: MEQERPSTATSSSLSSSSSDDETDGAVSTSEDAIYGERLEPEFILMRSTLRSSYSKAKPAVESKPEEKNLEMEEVAQKAKKINSVEGERIEGIGTDSKPEVKGSGVGGNGVGGGGEVKGKDEPMFRDLGGMGGVVEELKMNVVVPLYHPRLPQCLGVRPPVGILSHGPPGCGKTKLAHSIANETGFPFYKISATEVVSGVSGASEENI, from the exons ATGGAGCAGGAACGTCCGTCGACGGCTACTTCGTCGTCTTTATCATCGTCCTCTTCTGACGATGAAACGGATGGTGCCGTATCGACGTCGGAGGACGCGATATATGGCGAGAGACTGGAGCCGGAGTTCATTTTGATGAGGTCAACGCTGCGCTCGAGTTATAGCAAAGCAAAGCCGGCGGTGGAATCGAAACCGGAGGAGAAGAATCTTGAGATGGAGGAGGTTGCTCAGAAGGCCAAGAAGATCAATTCGGTTGAAGGAGAGAGAATTGAAGGCATTGGGACGGATTCGAAACCAGAAGTGAAGGGTTCCGGCGTTGGAGGCAATGGTGTTGGTGGCGGTGGTGAGGTGAAGGGGAAGGACGAGCCAATGTTCAGGGATTTGGGTGGAATGGGAGGGGTGGTGGAGGAGTTGAAAATGAATGTTGTTGTTCCGTTGTACCATCCGCGACTACCTCAGTGTCTCGGAGTTAGGCCGCCAGTGGGGATTTTATCGCACGGTCCACCTGGGTGTGGAAAGACGAAGCTGGCTCATTCCATTGCCAATGAGACTGGATTTCCATTTTATAAGATTTCAGCTACTGAAGTGGTCTCTGGTGTTTCAG GTGCATCTGAAGAGAATATTTGA